A region from the Pseudomonadales bacterium genome encodes:
- the carB gene encoding carbamoyl phosphate synthase large subunit (four CarB-CarA dimers form the carbamoyl phosphate synthetase holoenzyme that catalyzes the production of carbamoyl phosphate; CarB is responsible for the amidotransferase activity), which yields MPKRQDIQSILILGAGPIVIGQACEFDYSGAQACKALREEGFRVILVNSNPATIMTDPAMADATYIEPVVWQTVEKIIAKERPDVLLPTMGGQTALNCALALEKHGVLEKYGVEMIGATKEAIDKAEDRKLFDDAMKRIGLETPRSGIAHNMDEAVAVLDMVGFPCIIRPSFTMGGSGGG from the coding sequence GCCAAAAAGACAAGATATTCAATCTATTTTAATCCTCGGTGCTGGCCCTATTGTGATTGGCCAAGCTTGTGAATTTGATTACTCTGGTGCGCAGGCCTGTAAAGCGCTGCGAGAGGAGGGCTTTCGTGTCATCCTAGTGAACTCCAACCCTGCCACGATTATGACCGACCCTGCGATGGCAGATGCCACTTATATCGAGCCTGTTGTCTGGCAAACGGTTGAAAAAATTATCGCTAAGGAACGCCCCGATGTATTGCTGCCGACTATGGGTGGTCAAACGGCGTTAAATTGCGCCCTAGCGCTTGAAAAACATGGCGTGCTAGAAAAGTACGGTGTTGAAATGATAGGCGCAACCAAAGAAGCAATTGATAAGGCTGAAGATAGAAAGCTGTTTGATGATGCAATGAAGCGCATTGGCTTAGAAACGCCGCGTTCTGGTATTGCGCATAATATGGATGAGGCCGTTGCTGTGTTAGATATGGTTGGCTTTCCATGTATCATTCGCCCGTCTTTTACTATGGGCGGCTCTGGCGGTGG